One region of Miscanthus floridulus cultivar M001 chromosome 19, ASM1932011v1, whole genome shotgun sequence genomic DNA includes:
- the LOC136526384 gene encoding putative UPF0496 protein 2: MERSSSTPSSRTPESSRLPPRSPLGVDEEYDRAFKSKSFLDLWSHAHRHLMHTFSSASFKLSSSSKSGGVKDDNEPDAASAAAALEQSCSYTVLDDFVLEPSPEVLGRGRRRRRRRVERLLIEYFDVTQEACEACSSLLAAIGAARRHQLALRRLLHRLEEDNDVGGSDDPAAARDAVAAHVRLDNPLSPGRLAGFHEVHGRCGPLAARLASAQRRLRRLARAMRVARGTAAAALVAACAAAVVAAVVFAAHAVVGVGAVSAAVGAGPATAVRWAAERVSPRQYARAGAAVDAAARGAYIVGRDLDTVSRMVRRAHDELEHGRDVAGIAVRGRGERPLMQEVAREEAECEEDLRAQLQELEEHVCLCLITINRSRRMVAHEMTQGLPSLEATPLPSQN, translated from the coding sequence ATGGAGAGGAGCAGCTCCACCCCTTCCAGCAGAACTCCGGAGAGCTCGAGGCTGCCGCCGCGCAGCCCGCTCGGCGTCGACGAGGAGTACGACAGAGCCTTCAAGTCCAAGTCTTTCCTCGACCTGTGGTCGCACGCGCATCGCCACCTCATGCACACATTCTCCTCCGCCTCCTTCAAGCTCTCATCTTCGTCCAAGTCCGGTGGCGTCAAGGACGACAACGAGCCCGACGCGGCGTCGGCCGCCGCCGCCTTGGAGCAGTCGTGCTCGTACACCGTCCTCGACGACTTCGTGCTGGAGCCCAGCCCGGAGGTGctcgggcgggggcggcggcggcggaggcgccgCGTCGAGAGGCTGCTGATCGAGTACTTTGACGTGACGCAGGAGGCCTGCGAGGcgtgctcctcgctcctcgccgccatcggcgcggcgcggcgccacCAGCTCGCGCTCCGCCGCCTGCTCCACCGGCTGGAGGAGGACAACGACGTCGGCGGCAGCGATGACCCCGCCGCCGCGAGGGACGCGGTCGCGGCGCACGTCCGCCTCGACAACCCGCTGTCGCCGGGCCGGCTCGCGGGGTTCCACGAGGTGCACGGGCGGTGCGGCCCGCTCGCGGCGCGCCTGGCGTCGGCGCAGCGTCGGCTGCGGCGCCTGGCCCGGGCGATGCGCGTGGCGCGGGGCACGGCCGCGGCGGCGCTCGTggcggcgtgcgcggctgccGTCGTGGCCGCGGTGGTGTTCGCCGCGCACGCCGTGGTGGGCGTCGGGGCCGTCTCCGCGGCCGTGGGCGCAGGCCCGGCCACCGCCGTGCGGTGGGCCGCCGAGCGGGTGAGTCCGCGGCAGTACGCGCGCGCGGGCGCCGCGGTGGacgcggcggcgcgcggcgcCTACATCGTGGGGCGGGACCTGGACACGGTGAGCCGCATGGTGCGGCGTGCGCACGACGAGCTGGAGCACGGCCGCGACGTGGCGGGCATCGCGGTGCGGGGCCGCGGCGAGCGACCGCTGATGCAGGAGGTGGCGAGGGAGGAGGCGGAGTGCGAGGAGGACCTCAGGGCGCAGCTGCAGGAGCTGGAGGAGCACGTCTGCCTCTGCCTCATCACCATCAACCGGAGCAGGAGGATGGTGGCGCACGAGATGACGCAAGGCTTGCCGTCGCTGGAGGCGACGCCACTGCCGTCCCAAAACTAG